From Acidimicrobiia bacterium, the proteins below share one genomic window:
- a CDS encoding Lrp/AsnC family transcriptional regulator: protein MSRSSDAASTIVLDEVDKALIEALQQDGRLPYTRLAAEVGLSEAAVRQRVQRLIESGATQIVAVTDPMMLGFHRMAMVGIRVEGDVRSVADTIASILEVDYVVIVSGSFDLLVEVVCEDDDHLLSLLNDKIRSIPGVRSTETFTYLRLSKQTYAWGTR from the coding sequence ATGTCACGGTCCAGCGACGCCGCGTCCACGATCGTCCTCGACGAGGTCGACAAGGCGCTGATCGAAGCGCTCCAACAGGACGGTCGCCTGCCGTACACACGCCTGGCCGCCGAGGTCGGCTTGTCGGAGGCGGCGGTGCGCCAACGGGTGCAGCGGCTCATCGAATCGGGCGCAACCCAGATCGTCGCCGTGACCGACCCGATGATGCTGGGGTTCCATCGCATGGCGATGGTCGGCATCCGCGTCGAAGGCGACGTGCGGTCGGTCGCCGACACCATCGCCTCGATCCTCGAGGTGGACTACGTCGTGATCGTGAGCGGCTCGTTCGATCTGCTCGTCGAGGTCGTGTGCGAAGACGACGACCACCTGCTCAGCCTGCTCAACGACAAGATTCGTTCCATCCCCGGTGTGCGCTCAACGGAGACCTTCACGTACCTGCGGCTCTCCAAGCAGACGTATGCGTGGGGGACACGATGA
- a CDS encoding aspartate aminotransferase family protein: protein MSAPAGRDATELSDLARRHLWMHFSRLGAYGPGHEVPIIVQGEGCYVTDAHGKRYLDALSGLFTVQVGHGRPELAAAAARQAETLEYFPIWTYAHPPAIELATRLAELAPGNLNRVFFTSGGSEAVESAWKLARQYFRVRGQEGRYKVIARDVAYHGTTLGALAITGVQALRAPFEPLPAGAIHVQNTNRYHHPLGDDEPAFLDAVTGAIEDAIVREGPETVAAVYLEPVQNAGGCLVPPEGYFPRVREICDRYGVLLVSDEVICAFGRLGDWFGAQTFDYQPDMITMAKGLTSGYSPLGGVICSDRLAEPFLEPGVSFLHGITFGGHPVSCAVALANFDIFETEGLLDHVRANEAGFRERLDGLRDIPIVGDVRGMGYFHAIELVRDPATKASFTSEESEELLRGFLSPRLFDAGLICRTDNRGDPVVQLSPPLIAGDTELDFIEATLRTTLTEAWEKFCA, encoded by the coding sequence ATGAGTGCGCCAGCCGGACGCGACGCAACGGAGCTGAGCGACCTCGCCCGCCGGCACCTCTGGATGCACTTCTCGCGACTTGGTGCGTACGGCCCTGGGCACGAGGTGCCGATCATCGTTCAGGGCGAGGGGTGCTACGTCACCGACGCGCACGGCAAGCGGTACCTCGACGCGCTGTCCGGCCTCTTCACCGTGCAGGTCGGCCACGGCCGTCCCGAGCTCGCCGCGGCCGCGGCGCGTCAGGCCGAGACGCTCGAGTACTTCCCGATCTGGACGTATGCCCACCCGCCGGCGATCGAGCTCGCGACGCGCCTCGCCGAGCTCGCACCGGGCAACCTCAATCGCGTGTTCTTCACGAGCGGTGGATCGGAGGCCGTGGAGTCGGCGTGGAAGCTCGCCCGGCAGTACTTCCGCGTGCGCGGTCAAGAAGGTCGGTACAAGGTGATCGCGCGCGACGTCGCGTACCACGGCACCACGCTCGGAGCGCTCGCGATCACCGGTGTGCAGGCGTTGCGCGCGCCGTTCGAGCCGCTCCCCGCGGGTGCCATCCACGTACAGAACACCAACCGCTACCACCACCCGCTCGGGGATGACGAGCCCGCCTTCCTCGACGCGGTCACGGGCGCGATCGAAGACGCCATCGTGCGGGAAGGACCCGAGACCGTCGCCGCCGTCTACCTCGAGCCGGTGCAGAACGCGGGCGGATGCCTGGTGCCACCCGAGGGGTACTTCCCGCGCGTGCGCGAGATCTGCGACCGGTACGGCGTATTGCTCGTCTCCGACGAGGTGATCTGCGCGTTCGGGAGGCTCGGCGACTGGTTCGGCGCGCAGACCTTCGACTACCAGCCCGACATGATCACGATGGCGAAGGGTCTCACGAGCGGGTACTCGCCGCTCGGCGGCGTGATCTGCAGCGATCGCCTGGCCGAGCCGTTCCTCGAGCCGGGCGTGTCGTTCCTCCACGGCATCACGTTCGGCGGGCACCCGGTGAGCTGCGCGGTTGCGCTCGCCAACTTCGACATCTTCGAGACCGAGGGCCTGCTCGACCATGTGCGCGCGAACGAGGCGGGCTTCCGGGAACGGCTCGACGGTCTGCGAGACATCCCGATCGTCGGTGACGTGCGCGGCATGGGGTACTTCCATGCCATCGAGCTCGTGCGCGATCCCGCGACGAAGGCGTCGTTCACGAGCGAAGAGTCCGAAGAGCTCCTGCGCGGCTTCCTGTCGCCTCGGCTCTTCGATGCCGGGCTCATCTGCCGCACCGACAACCGCGGCGACCCGGTGGTCCAGCTGTCGCCCCCGTTGATCGCGGGTGACACCGAGCTCGACTTCATCGAGGCGACGCTGCGGACAACCCTGACCGAGGCTTGGGAGAAGTTCTGCGCATGA
- the ald gene encoding alanine dehydrogenase — MSGPLTVGVPREVKEGEHRVAVTPDGVHELVAAGAPVLVEAGAGLGSSITDDDYRRAGAEIVDGPGPVWERAELVLKVKEPQSTELGKLRPGVVLFTYLHLAAYPEVATALLERKVTGVAYETVQLDTGALPLLAPMSEVAGRMAPQIGSHFLERDHGGRGVLLGGAPGVRPARVVVLGAGNVGWNAAWIAQGMEAEVLLLDKNLDRLRWVDQIHKGRIMTLASNRGAVERAVADADLVIGAVLVPGGRAPVVVTDAMVRTMKQGAVIVDCAVDQGGCVETIHETTHAEPVYELHNVLHYAVGNIPAAVPHTSTYALTNATLPYALALAAHGVSDAVAADQELAAGVNTVAGNVTNATVAEAIGQSFTPLADALAA, encoded by the coding sequence ATGAGCGGTCCGTTGACGGTTGGTGTGCCGCGCGAGGTCAAGGAAGGCGAGCACCGGGTGGCGGTCACACCCGACGGCGTGCACGAGCTGGTCGCGGCGGGTGCACCTGTGCTGGTCGAGGCCGGAGCCGGACTCGGGTCGTCGATCACCGACGATGACTACCGCCGGGCCGGCGCCGAGATCGTCGACGGCCCCGGACCGGTCTGGGAGCGGGCCGAGCTCGTGCTCAAGGTCAAGGAACCCCAGAGCACCGAGCTCGGCAAGCTCCGACCCGGCGTCGTGCTCTTCACCTACCTGCATCTCGCGGCGTACCCGGAGGTGGCGACGGCGCTGCTCGAGCGCAAGGTGACCGGGGTCGCGTACGAGACCGTGCAGCTGGACACCGGCGCGCTCCCGCTCCTCGCGCCGATGAGCGAGGTCGCCGGACGCATGGCGCCACAGATCGGCTCGCACTTCCTCGAACGCGACCACGGTGGGCGCGGCGTGCTGCTCGGCGGTGCACCAGGCGTTCGGCCGGCGCGCGTCGTCGTCCTCGGCGCGGGCAACGTCGGATGGAACGCCGCGTGGATCGCGCAGGGCATGGAGGCCGAGGTGCTCCTGCTCGACAAGAACCTCGACCGGCTGCGCTGGGTCGACCAGATCCACAAAGGCCGGATCATGACGCTGGCCAGCAACCGGGGTGCGGTCGAGCGCGCGGTGGCCGACGCCGACCTGGTGATCGGCGCGGTGCTGGTGCCGGGAGGTCGCGCGCCGGTCGTCGTGACCGACGCCATGGTTCGCACCATGAAGCAGGGCGCGGTGATCGTCGACTGTGCCGTCGACCAAGGTGGGTGCGTCGAGACGATCCACGAGACCACGCACGCCGAGCCGGTGTACGAGCTGCACAACGTGCTGCACTACGCGGTGGGCAACATCCCCGCCGCTGTCCCCCACACGTCCACGTACGCGCTGACCAACGCAACGCTTCCGTACGCGCTCGCGCTCGCCGCACACGGCGTCTCCGATGCCGTCGCTGCGGATCAAGAGCTCGCCGCAGGAGTGAACACCGTCGCGGGCAACGTGACGAATGCGACCGTCGCCGAGGCGATCGGCCAGTCGTTCACGCCACTGGCCGACGCGCTTGCCGCCTGA
- a CDS encoding saccharopine dehydrogenase C-terminal domain-containing protein: MRVLLVGAGAVGECIAAIAARREFVETLVVADRDEARAAEVVGKIGDPRLVVHSIDARDPEAVAAKARDVGADAVLNACDPRLNVPIFDGAFRAGATYVDMAMTPSIPHPTDPYRLVGTPLGAEQFERSSAWEDTGLLAIVGMGVEPGMSDVFARYAADHLFSSIDEVAVRDGADLEVDGYEFAPTFSIWTTIEECLNPPIVYDQAHGGFFTTEPFSEPEIFDFPDGIGPLECVNVEHEEVLLVPKWIDCNRVTFKYGLGDEFINVLRVLHAVGLDRVEPVRVGDVEVSPRDLVAACLPNPAHLGDRMRGKTCAGTFVTGAGLDGTPRATYLYHVVDNADSMAEYGCQAVAWQTAINPVVALELVAASTWSGAGVLGPEAFDAVPFLDLLAEYGSPHGIEERSP; encoded by the coding sequence ATGCGCGTTCTCCTCGTCGGCGCCGGCGCAGTCGGCGAGTGCATCGCCGCTATCGCGGCCCGGCGCGAGTTCGTCGAGACATTGGTGGTCGCCGACCGCGACGAGGCGCGCGCCGCCGAAGTCGTGGGGAAGATCGGTGACCCCCGCCTCGTCGTGCATTCGATCGACGCTCGAGACCCAGAAGCCGTCGCGGCCAAGGCCCGCGACGTTGGTGCCGACGCCGTACTGAACGCCTGCGATCCCCGCCTGAACGTGCCGATCTTCGACGGCGCCTTCCGGGCTGGCGCGACGTACGTCGACATGGCCATGACGCCGTCGATCCCCCACCCGACCGATCCCTACCGACTGGTCGGCACACCGCTCGGTGCCGAGCAGTTCGAGCGCAGCAGCGCGTGGGAGGACACCGGCCTGCTCGCGATCGTGGGGATGGGGGTCGAGCCCGGGATGTCGGACGTGTTCGCCCGCTACGCGGCCGACCATCTCTTCTCGTCGATCGACGAGGTCGCGGTGCGCGACGGCGCCGACCTCGAAGTCGACGGCTACGAGTTCGCGCCGACGTTCTCGATCTGGACGACGATCGAGGAGTGCCTGAACCCGCCCATCGTCTACGACCAGGCACACGGTGGCTTCTTCACCACCGAGCCATTCTCGGAACCGGAGATCTTCGACTTCCCCGACGGCATCGGGCCGCTCGAGTGCGTGAACGTGGAACACGAGGAGGTGCTCCTCGTTCCGAAGTGGATCGACTGCAACCGCGTCACCTTCAAGTACGGGCTCGGTGACGAGTTCATCAACGTGTTGCGCGTGCTGCACGCCGTCGGTCTGGACCGCGTCGAGCCGGTGCGAGTCGGCGACGTGGAAGTGAGCCCACGCGACTTGGTGGCCGCGTGCCTGCCCAACCCTGCGCACCTGGGCGACCGGATGCGGGGAAAGACCTGCGCCGGCACGTTCGTGACCGGCGCCGGCCTCGACGGCACGCCGCGTGCGACCTACCTGTACCACGTGGTCGACAACGCGGACTCGATGGCCGAGTACGGATGCCAAGCCGTGGCGTGGCAGACCGCGATCAACCCGGTGGTCGCGCTCGAGCTCGTCGCGGCGAGCACGTGGTCAGGCGCGGGTGTGCTCGGGCCCGAGGCGTTCGACGCCGTCCCGTTCCTCGACCTGCTCGCTGAGTACGGCTCCCCCCATGGCATCGAGGAGCGCAGCCCGTAA
- a CDS encoding class I SAM-dependent methyltransferase, with the protein MVDRLFADPVLARWYDAFCGWDQRDDLDFYLPLVLSAQSVLDVGCGTGLLLRRAREMGHAGRLCGLDPADAMLDLARKSVDVEWVLGDLGSVRGENEFELVVMTGHAFQVLVDDSELQDGLARIRSLLSAEGRFAFETRNPLVRAWERWTPEHAVEAIDSSGRVMRMEQHVQAVDGEVVRFTLTYTSPDWDAPRVSESTLRFLGADALSQVLAEAGLHIDEQFGDWDRSPLTDTSPEIITIARRA; encoded by the coding sequence GTGGTTGACCGTCTGTTCGCTGATCCTGTGCTTGCGCGGTGGTACGACGCGTTTTGCGGATGGGACCAGCGGGATGACCTGGACTTCTATCTCCCGCTCGTGCTGTCGGCGCAGTCGGTCCTCGACGTGGGGTGTGGGACCGGCCTCCTGCTTCGCCGAGCCCGAGAGATGGGTCATGCGGGTCGCCTCTGCGGGCTCGATCCGGCTGACGCAATGCTCGACCTCGCGCGGAAGAGTGTTGATGTCGAGTGGGTCCTCGGCGATCTCGGTTCCGTGAGAGGGGAGAACGAGTTCGAGCTCGTCGTGATGACCGGCCACGCGTTCCAAGTGCTCGTGGACGACAGCGAGCTGCAAGACGGCCTTGCTCGGATTCGATCGCTGCTCAGCGCCGAGGGCCGTTTTGCGTTCGAGACGCGCAACCCGTTGGTGCGTGCGTGGGAGCGCTGGACGCCCGAGCACGCGGTCGAGGCGATCGACTCCTCGGGTCGAGTGATGCGCATGGAACAACACGTGCAAGCAGTGGACGGTGAGGTGGTCCGCTTCACGCTCACGTACACGAGCCCCGATTGGGATGCACCGCGAGTGAGCGAGAGCACGTTGCGGTTCCTCGGCGCAGACGCGCTGTCGCAGGTCCTCGCCGAGGCGGGTCTGCACATCGACGAGCAGTTCGGGGACTGGGACCGCTCACCGCTGACCGACACGAGCCCGGAGATCATCACCATCGCTCGGCGGGCTTGA
- a CDS encoding DUF1698 domain-containing protein, with protein sequence MNDRDKLRAEVDEIVWWHTIDLGNGVVTPGRDETPVRWPLLGLPESLAGLSVLDVGAWDGFYSFEAERRGAARVVATDEYAWKNLGTGRRGFDCAHRALDSKVEVREVDVLALSPDTAGGTFDLVLFLGVLYHLRDPITALERVASVTGDRLVLETHVDLLGVRRPAAAFYPGTELYGDATNWWGPNLPALLGMLRVAGFDDATVVHVTPRLQRLRNALGSRFVRGRARHHFDHGRVVVHARRRKP encoded by the coding sequence GTGAACGACCGAGACAAGCTGCGCGCCGAGGTTGACGAGATCGTCTGGTGGCACACCATCGATCTCGGCAACGGGGTCGTCACCCCTGGCCGCGACGAGACCCCGGTGCGCTGGCCCTTGCTCGGGCTCCCGGAATCGCTCGCGGGCCTGAGCGTTCTCGACGTGGGCGCGTGGGACGGCTTTTACTCGTTCGAGGCCGAGCGTCGGGGTGCCGCGCGAGTGGTCGCAACCGACGAGTACGCGTGGAAAAATCTCGGAACCGGCCGTCGCGGCTTCGACTGCGCGCACCGGGCGCTGGACTCCAAGGTCGAAGTCCGCGAAGTGGACGTGCTCGCGCTGTCACCCGACACCGCGGGTGGCACCTTCGACCTCGTGCTCTTCCTCGGCGTGCTCTACCACCTGCGCGACCCGATCACGGCGCTCGAGCGCGTCGCGAGCGTCACCGGCGATCGGCTGGTGCTCGAGACGCACGTCGACCTCCTCGGCGTGCGTCGGCCAGCCGCCGCCTTCTACCCAGGCACCGAGCTGTACGGCGACGCGACGAACTGGTGGGGCCCGAACCTTCCAGCGCTGCTCGGCATGCTGCGAGTGGCCGGGTTCGACGACGCCACGGTCGTTCACGTGACGCCACGGCTCCAAAGGTTGCGCAACGCGCTCGGCTCACGCTTCGTTCGGGGACGGGCGCGGCACCACTTCGACCATGGCCGCGTCGTGGTGCACGCGCGGCGTCGCAAGCCCTGA
- a CDS encoding BldC family transcriptional regulator produces MAQTDPPTPDELLTPAEVAQMFRVNPKTVTRWARAGKISAIRTLGGHRRFRAAEIKKLLEEVEEPTEPS; encoded by the coding sequence GTGGCGCAGACCGATCCGCCGACTCCCGACGAGCTGTTGACGCCGGCCGAGGTCGCCCAGATGTTCCGGGTGAACCCCAAGACCGTCACCCGTTGGGCCCGCGCCGGCAAGATCTCCGCCATCAGGACCCTCGGCGGTCACCGAAGATTCCGAGCAGCAGAGATCAAGAAGCTCCTAGAAGAAGTAGAAGAGCCGACCGAGCCCTCGTGA
- the purM gene encoding phosphoribosylformylglycinamidine cyclo-ligase, whose product MRRRERGRAGSRASGGDGLTYAAAGVDISAGEKAVELIKEHVRSTFRAEVVGDIGGFGGLFSLGKLPYRDPLLVSSTDGVGTKSVIAAEVGRFDTIGIDVVAMSVDDVAAHGAEPLFFLDYISVGKLVPDHVEQIVQGVAVGCRKAGCALIGGEMSEHPGVMAAGEFDLVGFAVGVVERADLLPSGVRDGDRVIGFASPGLRCNGYSLARSALERAGRTLDGPAWRGARHSLGAELLVPSVIYAPAVAQLRRHSEVHALCHVTGGGIPGNLERVLPHDCDAVIRRGRWEEPRIFDVIRTAGEIGDDEMEHVFNLGLGMLAVVPGAEVHRAIDAIRTGGHDAWLVGAIVDGHGRVTIERD is encoded by the coding sequence GTGAGGCGTCGCGAGCGGGGTCGCGCCGGAAGCAGGGCGAGTGGGGGCGACGGCCTGACGTACGCGGCGGCCGGCGTCGACATCTCTGCGGGTGAGAAGGCGGTCGAGCTCATCAAGGAGCACGTCCGCTCGACGTTCCGGGCGGAGGTCGTCGGCGACATCGGTGGCTTCGGTGGGCTGTTCTCGCTCGGGAAGCTCCCGTACAGGGACCCGCTGCTCGTGTCATCGACCGACGGGGTCGGCACGAAGTCGGTGATCGCCGCGGAGGTCGGGCGCTTCGACACGATCGGCATCGACGTCGTTGCCATGTCGGTGGACGACGTTGCCGCGCACGGCGCTGAACCGTTGTTCTTCCTCGACTACATCTCCGTCGGCAAGCTCGTGCCCGATCATGTCGAGCAGATCGTGCAAGGCGTCGCGGTTGGCTGCCGCAAGGCTGGCTGTGCGCTCATCGGTGGCGAGATGTCGGAGCACCCTGGCGTGATGGCCGCGGGCGAGTTCGATCTCGTGGGGTTCGCGGTGGGTGTCGTCGAGCGCGCCGACCTGCTTCCCTCGGGCGTGCGCGACGGCGACCGCGTGATCGGATTCGCCAGCCCCGGTCTTCGCTGCAACGGATACTCGCTGGCTCGCAGCGCGCTCGAGCGGGCCGGCCGCACACTCGACGGACCGGCCTGGCGCGGCGCGCGCCACTCTCTCGGCGCCGAGCTCCTCGTTCCGAGCGTGATCTACGCGCCGGCGGTCGCGCAGCTGCGTCGCCATTCCGAGGTGCACGCGCTGTGCCATGTGACCGGCGGCGGCATTCCCGGCAACCTCGAGCGCGTGCTGCCCCACGACTGCGACGCGGTAATCCGGCGCGGCCGATGGGAAGAGCCGCGCATCTTCGACGTGATTCGCACCGCGGGCGAGATCGGCGATGACGAGATGGAGCACGTGTTCAACCTCGGCCTCGGCATGCTCGCGGTCGTCCCTGGCGCCGAAGTGCACCGCGCCATCGACGCCATCCGTACCGGCGGGCATGACGCGTGGCTCGTCGGGGCCATCGTGGACGGCCACGGCCGGGTCACCATCGAACGCGACTGA
- the purF gene encoding amidophosphoribosyltransferase, with amino-acid sequence MDRQLGHACGVFGIYAPGAPVAHLTYLGLYALQHRGQESAGMAVSDGEMITVVKDMGLVTQVFDERQLAPLEGHLAIGHNRYSTTGSSTWRNAQPVYRSVGDAGFALGHNGNLTNVIELAEGLGMLPGFEAATVDVDSTTDSALIGELVAKEYTDHPRSDGRDLEVALERVLPRLAGGFSLVLMDDARLIGVRDRKGFWPLVLGRVEGGWVLASETAALDIVGAHFVREVEPGEMVVIDASGMREHRFAEPDPKLCLFEFVYFARPDTYLYGRSVHAARQRMGEELARQAPVDADMVMPVPESGIPAAQGYARASGIPYGDGLVKNRYVGRTFIQPSAQLRTGGVRMKLNPLRENIRGKRLVVVDDSIVRGTTTRQVVAMLRESGAEEVHFRVSSPPYKWPCFYGMDTGRRSELLAADMAVGEIKDFLQVDSLSYLELDRVITATGADANSFCTACLSGHYTVPVPDLADAKLVLEQAAPEALASARTAADRASGGLAARRPGDGARDVDQGAGSRSAESERGTEDVALPVVDTGRA; translated from the coding sequence ATGGATCGCCAATTAGGGCACGCGTGCGGCGTCTTCGGCATCTACGCACCGGGCGCGCCGGTGGCCCATCTCACCTACCTCGGCCTCTACGCCCTCCAGCACCGCGGCCAGGAGTCGGCCGGCATGGCGGTCAGCGACGGCGAGATGATCACCGTCGTCAAGGACATGGGCCTCGTCACGCAGGTGTTCGACGAGCGCCAGCTCGCGCCGCTCGAGGGCCACCTCGCCATCGGTCACAACCGCTACTCCACGACCGGTTCGAGCACGTGGCGCAACGCGCAGCCGGTGTATCGGTCGGTCGGCGACGCGGGCTTCGCGCTCGGGCACAACGGGAACCTCACGAACGTGATCGAGCTGGCCGAGGGGCTGGGGATGCTCCCGGGCTTCGAGGCCGCGACGGTCGACGTCGACTCGACGACCGACTCTGCGCTCATCGGTGAGCTCGTCGCCAAGGAGTACACCGACCATCCCCGCTCCGACGGACGCGACCTCGAGGTGGCACTCGAGCGCGTGCTCCCCCGTCTCGCGGGTGGGTTCTCGCTCGTGCTCATGGACGACGCGCGCCTGATCGGTGTGCGTGATCGCAAGGGTTTCTGGCCGTTGGTGCTCGGCCGCGTCGAGGGCGGGTGGGTGCTCGCCAGCGAGACGGCCGCGCTCGACATCGTGGGTGCCCACTTCGTGCGCGAGGTGGAGCCCGGTGAGATGGTCGTGATCGACGCCAGCGGCATGCGCGAGCACCGCTTCGCGGAACCCGACCCCAAGCTCTGTCTTTTCGAGTTCGTGTACTTCGCGCGTCCCGACACCTACCTCTACGGCCGTAGTGTGCACGCGGCGCGCCAGCGGATGGGCGAGGAGCTCGCGCGCCAGGCGCCGGTCGACGCAGACATGGTGATGCCGGTGCCCGAGTCGGGCATACCGGCGGCGCAGGGTTACGCGCGCGCGTCGGGGATTCCCTACGGCGACGGTCTCGTGAAGAACCGCTACGTCGGCCGTACCTTCATCCAGCCGAGCGCGCAGCTGCGCACCGGCGGTGTGCGCATGAAGCTGAACCCGCTGCGCGAGAACATCCGCGGCAAGCGGCTCGTCGTCGTGGATGACTCGATCGTGCGCGGCACCACCACCCGCCAAGTCGTGGCGATGCTGCGCGAGTCCGGGGCCGAGGAAGTCCACTTCCGGGTGTCGTCGCCGCCGTACAAGTGGCCCTGCTTCTACGGCATGGACACCGGTCGCCGCTCCGAGCTGCTCGCGGCAGACATGGCCGTCGGCGAGATCAAGGACTTCCTCCAGGTCGACTCGCTGTCGTACCTGGAACTCGACCGCGTGATCACGGCAACCGGTGCCGACGCCAACTCGTTCTGCACGGCGTGCCTGTCCGGCCACTACACCGTGCCGGTCCCCGACCTCGCCGACGCCAAGCTCGTCCTCGAACAAGCGGCGCCGGAGGCGCTCGCCAGCGCGCGAACGGCTGCGGACCGGGCGTCGGGCGGCTTGGCCGCTCGACGCCCAGGAGACGGAGCCCGCGACGTCGACCAGGGAGCCGGTTCCCGGTCCGCAGAGAGCGAGCGAGGCACGGAGGACGTGGCTCTACCCGTGGTCGATACCGGCCGCGCGTGA
- a CDS encoding adenylyl-sulfate kinase — protein MATCLWLTGRARAGKSTIARAVADELGRSGAAVVLLDEDVRSHLVDGRAPIAWLVRVLTEAGVTTIVASDLPARADREHVREAITQFVEVFVDGGGATSDDDSYEEPFAPELRVPTHDREPTASIALVVSWLEHSGELHAAE, from the coding sequence GTGGCGACGTGTCTCTGGCTCACAGGCCGCGCCAGAGCAGGGAAGAGCACGATTGCGCGTGCGGTTGCCGACGAGCTCGGTAGGTCTGGAGCGGCGGTCGTGCTGCTCGACGAGGACGTGCGCAGCCATCTCGTCGACGGCCGAGCCCCGATCGCGTGGCTCGTGCGCGTGCTGACCGAAGCCGGCGTGACCACGATCGTGGCGTCTGATCTCCCAGCGCGCGCCGACCGAGAGCACGTGCGCGAGGCCATCACACAGTTCGTCGAGGTCTTCGTCGACGGCGGTGGTGCGACCAGCGACGACGACAGCTATGAGGAGCCGTTCGCGCCCGAGCTCCGGGTTCCGACGCACGACCGCGAGCCCACCGCCTCGATCGCGCTCGTGGTGTCGTGGCTCGAGCATTCCGGCGAGCTGCACGCAGCGGAGTAG